The Candidatus Nitrosopumilus sp. SW genomic sequence GCAATAGGGAATGTTTCTACTTTATCATCTGTGATTCTTACTAACATTTCCGGTGATGCACCAATGATTGTTTTGGTACTTTGTTTTAGATGATACATGTATGGTGATGGATTTAGTTTACGTAACGTTTTGTATAGTGTAAGATTATCTCCCTCTGTATCAAATGCAAATTTACGAGATAATACTACTTGAAATATGTCTCCATCGTGAATGTATTCTTTTGCTTTGTTAACAATATCTGAGAATTTTGTTTCATCCATATTTGGTGTAACTTCACTTGAATGAAATTCACCAAATTCATCATTGCTCATAATTAATTTATCAAATCTGTTTTCATCGTGATAAAAATAAAACAATTTTTTTTGCAAATTGTCGTATAATAACCCGTCATCATAAATTCCAAATTCCATTAGTGGTTGAGGTGAATTGTGTCTATCTGGAATATTTTCTACCATTCTAATTGCATCATAATTTACAACTCCTACTGCCCCTCCAAGATATCTATAACTTTGATCATCTGATTTTCCAAGTAATTTTTTTAATTCTAAAAATGGATTACTTGTATGAATCGTTTTTGTTTCTCCGTCTTGAATTATTTCTACCTTATCTGTATATCCTTTGAGAATTGTTTTGGGGTCAAACCCCATTACAGAAGTTTCAGCTAGTACCTCTGGACCAGTTAGTGATTCAAAGAGAAATGAATGAGAATAATTTCTTGAAATTTTATTGTAAATTTGAAATTGGTTTTCAGATAAATCTAGGGGTATTACTTTTGCTTGAGTCTTTCCAAAGGTGTCCACCCATAGACAAAATTCTACTGGTTTATTATTTAAATTGTAAAGTAATTTCTATTGAGAGAATTTTTGTCTAAATTGACTTGTTTTTAGGCTCAAACTGGTTACCGTATAGTACGGTACCTTTATAGGATAGTTGATCGTAGTATAGTTACCATGCAGGGGGTAAATCGAAGAATTATGCAGGATATGCAGATTCTCAAAAAACAACGCATTCTAACTTCTGTAAGTAAAGTAGAGTGCTATGTATGTGGTAAAGGATTAGAAGACGGTCACTCTATTACTGCAAAAACTTTGCCAAATGGAACTGTTCTATTTTGCGACGTTCATTATTCATTACAATAACTCCTAAATTTTTCCTTTTTTATATCCCGTATTTTTTGCGATGAGCATTTTTCCATGCAGTTGCAATGTTTCTTTCTTCATTGGTTATTTCAACTTCTAATGGTGGCTCTGGTAACGTTCCATACTTTGTCAATACTTTACGATATTTTCTATAATATGCCTCAATCTCTCTTAGTAACATTTTTACCAATTCTTGAAATTTTTCTGCTTCTTTATCCATCTCCATATCTCGTAATTTGTTAGCCTTTTTTTGAGTAATTTTCATTTGCTTGAATCTTCTATTATATTCTGCAAGTATTCTTAATTCTGAATTCTCTTCAATTGATTTTGAATCTTTTTTGAACTTCATAATTTTTTCCTTCTATTACCTTGATTCTATTTTTTTAATTTCCTTTTTGATTTTTTCAATATTGTCTGTCCATATTTTTACCATCTTTTTTGAATTTTCAAGTTCTTTTACATTATCTACATTCTTAATTTTTTGAAGTTTCTCCATTTCACGAATATGTTTTTGCAAAGTTTCTTCTGCTGATATAAGCTTCTTTTTTTGAAAGTCTAGAACCTTTTTTGACAGGAAATTCAATAATTCATATTTTGATCATTCATTAAAAAATCAATTCTTTTGCAAAACTTCTTTTTGTGCCTAAATTTCTCGTTTTTTGCCCCATTTGTGCTCGATTTGTAAATGATCCTCTAATTTTCTAGGAGTTCCTAACACGACATTGCAAATAAGACATTTGTAACTCAAGGAGTTCATTTGGATTAGTTTAGTTTAAAATCGGAGGTTATTATGAAAAATTATTCTTCATCAATAGACTTGTTGTATTCTTCTACTTTTTTGTTGTACTCTTCTATCTCTATATTTTCGACATCTGTATCGTTAAATAATTCTGGATTTTCTTCCTGTGCTTTTTTCATCAATTTTGTAAATGTTTCAGGATCATCTTTTTGCAATTCTAGTAAGATTTTTCCAATTGAATCATCTAGATTACTCATGAATTTATTGAAAAATCGTGATACTTAACAATACTGTAATTCTTTGATAGAGTATGCCTTTAGATAAAATGAATAATACTGAAGATTTTGTACCTACTCACAAATCTGTTATTTTACATCTTCGTGGAAAACCCTTTGCATGTATAATTGACACTCAAAATAACTATGATCAGATAAAAGACAACCCTTCCATTCGCGCTAATCTCACAGGGTTTTTGAACAAAGATGAAGAACTGGGCCTTTTGATGGGGTTCCAATTAAAAATAAAGACTGATGAACAATTTCTTCAATTTACGGTATATCCTAATGAGGAATTTATTGAAACGGTGATCTTTGATGAACGAATTTTCATAATTGATGAGAAAATGGACCCACTTTTCTTTTTGAAAATTAACACTGATCAATTTGTAAAAACAAAGTCTGAATTTGATAAATTTCAAAAGATGATTAAATAATTTAGGACCTGGGTTCTGAATTGAAAATACTCATTCTTAGGTTCCTGATAGTTTAGAACCTTGATTTCTCATTTTACGTCCTAAAAATGCAATAATCCAACCAATGCCGATTAATGCAGAACCAAATAGAAT encodes the following:
- a CDS encoding anthranilate synthase component I family protein codes for the protein MDTFGKTQAKVIPLDLSENQFQIYNKISRNYSHSFLFESLTGPEVLAETSVMGFDPKTILKGYTDKVEIIQDGETKTIHTSNPFLELKKLLGKSDDQSYRYLGGAVGVVNYDAIRMVENIPDRHNSPQPLMEFGIYDDGLLYDNLQKKLFYFYHDENRFDKLIMSNDEFGEFHSSEVTPNMDETKFSDIVNKAKEYIHDGDIFQVVLSRKFAFDTEGDNLTLYKTLRKLNPSPYMYHLKQSTKTIIGASPEMLVRITDDKVETFPIAGTRKITDDEEKNKQLADELIHDEKELAEHTMLVDLGRNDIGRVCKYGTVHPESLMEIKRFSHVQHIVSHVVGNLAPENDMFDAFQAVFPAGTVSGAPKVRAMEIIDELETESRGPYAGAVGYFSYNGCCDFAIAIRSIFIEDGKGFVQSGAGIVSDSIPENEFKETEHKAGAMLQALKEASS